TGAGAGCTCCAGCATCTTCGGGCCGAGGGCGGCGAGCATCCGGCGTCCGGCGGGCACCCCCTTCGCGTCCAGCTCGTCCAGATACGCGACCATGCTCGCGTAGGGGCGACGGTACTGGTCCGCCATCTTGGCGTGGCTCACCCCGAGGCCGAGCACGAAGCGGCCGAGGTGGGCCGTCTCCACCTTCGCGAAGCCCGCGGCGCTCGCGAAGGCGTCCTGTGTCCAGATGCTCTGGATGCTGGTCCCCACGATGAGCCGCTCGGTCGCCGCGAGGAGCGGCGCCGCGTTCTGAGCGGTGCCGCTGCCGCCCAACCAGGCCGCGCCGAAGCCGAGTTGCTCCAGCTCGGCGGCGGCCTCGGCGCGCTCGCCACGCCCCTGCGGATCCTCCGAGCGCAGGCCCGCGCTCCAGATGCCGTACCGCCCGACGGCCTCCTTGAGCGAGCGGACCTGGCTCTCGGTCGTGACGTCGTTCATCGATTCCGATCCCTTCGGTGTGCACGGGCTGTCGGCGGCGGAACCACCGTTGCCTGCGAACGTGTTCGACACTACGGTCCTCTTCGATCACCCGCTCTCGATCATCGCCCGTCGAAGGAGACATTTGCGGCAGCGGACCACGCGGGTCGTCCGGAATCCGGTCCTCGCCGGCTCGCATCCGGACCCGTCCATCCTCCGCGTGGGAGCCGGGTGCTGCGCCTGGCGGCCCGTGACCGGGGCGAGCTCACCGTCGACGAAGCGGGCGGGGAACCCCTCGGCGACACCACGCGGCTGCGCCTCGGTCTCGACCTCGACGGATCCGCCCTGCGCTTCCGCTACGACACGGGGCCCGGCTGGCGTCCCCTCGGCCCGACACTCGACGCGACCGTGCTCTCCGACGAACACGCCGAGGAGATGGAGGGCGAGCGGATCCGCGCCCTCGGGTTCACCGGAGCGTTCGTCGGACTCTGGGCCTGGGACCTGACCGGGGGCGGGCTGCCGGCCGACTTCGACGAGGCGACGTACCGCACTTAGGGTCTGTCGTTCGGATCAGGACCGGGCCGCCGGGTGGCGGGTAGGCGTCCGCTTTCGGGTGACCCCTCAGCCTGTCGTCGGGCCCGGCGGTTCGGCGTGTCCGAGCATCGCAGTCGACCGGGGCGTCGCCGCCCGCACCGTCCGCCGCCGGAGCCCGCCGTGCACATCTTGCTCGTGGCCAGCGCCTTCAACAGCCTCACCCAGCGCGTCCACGTCGAACTGCGCGACCACGGGCACACGGTCGCGGTGGAACTCGCTCTGCCCGAGCGCCCGTTGGCCGAGGCCGTCCGACGGCACGCGCCGGACCTCGTGCTCGCGCCCATGCTGAAGACGGCGATCCCCCGCGAGGTGTGGGCCGCGTACCCGTGCTTCATCGTCCACCCCGGGCCCTTCGGGGACCGGGGGCCGTCCTCGCTGGACTGGGCGATCCAGCGGGGCGCCGACCGATGGGGGGTGACGGTCCTTCAGGCGGTCGAGGACATGGACGCAGGGGACGTCTGGGCGTCCGTCGACTGCGTGGTCCCGCCGGTGGGAAAGAGCGACCTGTACCGGGGCGAGATCGCCGACGCCGCGCTCACGGCCGTCCTGCTCGCCGTGGAACGCTTCGC
This portion of the Streptomyces mirabilis genome encodes:
- a CDS encoding LLM class F420-dependent oxidoreductase, giving the protein MNDVTTESQVRSLKEAVGRYGIWSAGLRSEDPQGRGERAEAAAELEQLGFGAAWLGGSGTAQNAAPLLAATERLIVGTSIQSIWTQDAFASAAGFAKVETAHLGRFVLGLGVSHAKMADQYRRPYASMVAYLDELDAKGVPAGRRMLAALGPKMLELSRDRAAGALPYLVTPEHTAQAREILGEVPLLAPEFKVVLETDPDRARTLARGVLALYLSLPNYTNNFLRLGFAESDFADGGSDRLVDAMFAWGDEDRIRARVEAFHAAGADHVALQVVTGQTPDSLPRVEWRRLAGILL